A window of Herpetosiphonaceae bacterium contains these coding sequences:
- a CDS encoding phosphotransferase yields MDAEDTTIVAMLREALRSAYDVQPVALTRLIGTEGDKPVYLAMLPDATRWVVRVYMPANTRSDIAATARVLIALEEADYPAERLVHTVDDAPFAARDGWRLLVTRFVAGMPVSRDLPTLTRLGALLGRLHAQFEAAPLLEALPISERSIAQEMSLALDDLASIAGRVPPQLQPLYAALLAAIDATQHWTDLPATLIHSDFHPGNVLALPDGTLTVIDWDGAGTCPAILDLGFLLGSCHPEHGDKPDAAQIDALIAGYGQHHRLTQPELDGLFDAIRFRPLTFLAAELPQMVAAPGWRSPNYDWWFARYAASAETALLARAAFERVAWQG; encoded by the coding sequence GTGGATGCCGAAGACACGACCATCGTCGCGATGCTGCGGGAGGCGCTCCGAAGCGCCTACGACGTGCAGCCCGTGGCGCTGACGCGGCTGATCGGCACCGAGGGCGATAAGCCGGTCTATCTGGCGATGCTGCCCGACGCGACGCGCTGGGTGGTGCGCGTGTACATGCCCGCGAATACCAGGAGCGACATCGCGGCCACCGCGCGGGTGCTGATCGCCCTGGAAGAGGCCGACTATCCGGCTGAGCGGCTGGTACATACCGTTGATGACGCGCCCTTTGCCGCTCGCGACGGCTGGCGTTTGCTGGTGACACGCTTTGTTGCGGGCATGCCTGTGAGCCGCGACCTGCCGACGCTGACACGGCTCGGCGCGCTGCTGGGACGCCTGCACGCCCAGTTCGAGGCCGCGCCGCTGCTCGAAGCGCTGCCGATCTCGGAGCGCAGCATTGCCCAGGAAATGAGCCTAGCGCTCGACGATCTCGCCAGCATCGCGGGGCGTGTTCCGCCTCAACTTCAGCCGCTCTATGCTGCGCTACTCGCGGCGATCGATGCCACGCAGCACTGGACAGACCTGCCCGCCACGCTGATCCACAGCGATTTCCATCCCGGCAACGTGCTGGCGCTGCCCGACGGGACGCTCACGGTGATCGATTGGGACGGCGCGGGCACCTGTCCTGCGATCCTCGACCTTGGCTTTTTGCTCGGCTCGTGCCATCCTGAGCACGGCGACAAGCCCGATGCCGCGCAGATCGATGCGCTGATCGCGGGCTACGGCCAGCACCATCGCCTGACGCAGCCTGAGCTGGACGGCCTGTTCGATGCGATTCGCTTCCGCCCGCTGACGTTTCTGGCCGCCGAGCTGCCGCAGATGGTCGCTGCTCCCGGCTGGCGTAGCCCCAACTATGACTGGTGGTTTGCGCGCTATGCGGCCAGCGCTGAAACGGCGCTGCTGGCACGCGCCGCCTTCGAGCGTGTGGCGTGGCAAGGCTGA